The Lewinellaceae bacterium genome includes a region encoding these proteins:
- a CDS encoding IS3 family transposase: MASPGRQEEMIDHFNNEDKISIRRGCRILGFRRQTYYRRKQGHRPEAVDAVIAELLHRTVKRFVAWGFWMVFYFLRRQGHGWNHKRVYRVWKQEDLHLRLPPKRSKIRREYQDLLAPDGVNEGWAMDFVSDWVVGPGQEKVRIINIMDESSRKALWTEAYSNITAKTLIEVLDKVIEWRGCPAYIRCDNGPEFISEKLKEWAEKNGIELRFIQPGKPSQNGLIERLNGTLRKECLNLEWFQSIPKLNEQLQEWWQIYNSIRPHSSIGYQTPNEFEDLNQNLYFSVVAA, encoded by the coding sequence GTGGCAAGCCCAGGACGCCAGGAAGAAATGATCGATCATTTCAATAACGAGGATAAGATAAGTATACGACGAGGATGTCGGATACTGGGCTTTAGACGCCAGACCTATTATCGACGCAAACAAGGCCATCGTCCGGAAGCGGTTGATGCGGTGATTGCAGAGTTGTTGCACCGGACGGTCAAACGTTTTGTTGCGTGGGGTTTTTGGATGGTATTTTATTTTTTGCGTCGCCAGGGCCATGGTTGGAATCATAAACGGGTGTATCGAGTCTGGAAGCAGGAGGATTTGCATCTAAGGTTGCCTCCCAAGCGATCAAAGATCCGGCGGGAGTATCAGGATTTACTTGCTCCGGATGGTGTCAATGAAGGTTGGGCGATGGATTTTGTGAGCGATTGGGTTGTAGGTCCGGGGCAGGAAAAAGTCCGGATCATCAATATTATGGACGAATCCTCGCGCAAGGCACTTTGGACAGAGGCATATTCCAACATTACAGCAAAAACCTTGATTGAGGTACTTGATAAAGTGATTGAGTGGCGCGGATGCCCAGCTTACATTCGTTGTGATAACGGTCCGGAATTTATTTCGGAGAAATTGAAAGAATGGGCAGAAAAAAACGGAATTGAGTTACGATTTATTCAGCCGGGCAAACCGAGTCAAAATGGACTTATTGAACGATTGAATGGAACACTGAGAAAGGAATGCCTTAACCTGGAATGGTTCCAAAGCATTCCAAAACTCAATGAACAGCTGCAGGAATGGTGGCAGATTTATAATTCCATCAGACCGCATAGTTCAATTGGTTATCAAACTCCGAATGAGTTTGAGGACTTAAATCAAAACCTCTACTTTTCAGTGGTTGCGGCTTAG
- a CDS encoding transposase, with protein MRKSSFSESQRMAILAEQDAGQTVEAICRKYQISPATFYKWKKDLAIEQDDEKRRLRDLEAENARLKKMYAELRLDHEILSEGYEMLKKWQAQDARKK; from the coding sequence ATGCGTAAAAGTAGTTTTAGCGAATCCCAACGCATGGCGATCCTGGCAGAGCAGGATGCGGGTCAGACAGTAGAAGCCATTTGCCGGAAGTATCAGATCAGTCCGGCGACCTTTTATAAGTGGAAAAAAGATCTTGCCATTGAGCAGGATGACGAAAAACGTCGATTACGAGACCTGGAAGCAGAAAACGCCCGGCTCAAAAAGATGTATGCCGAATTGCGATTAGACCATGAAATTCTGTCCGAAGGATATGAGATGCTAAAAAAGTGGCAAGCCCAGGACGCCAGGAAGAAATGA